One Harpia harpyja isolate bHarHar1 chromosome 11, bHarHar1 primary haplotype, whole genome shotgun sequence genomic window, AGGTGGTGCTCCAGATGTGTATTCCATCTGGCTCCTGCTCACAGATGGGTCACAAGGCAGCTTTTAGGAGTtcaaacttaaaatatttcagaaatgaaatagcATTTCAGGCCTCAGGCATACACTGGCTTGAGGCTTGCCCCCTGAACTGATAAAGTGCTCTCCATTCAGTgtcaaaaataaaagaacagaaaggcTTGAAGCAATGAAGAGGAAGGGTCAATGGTCATCTTTTTAGAAGTGTGGCAGTACTAGAAACATGCTCAGAACTGCAAATCCAACCCCCAGACAGGTTGCTAGGGATCAAGACGACCTTTTTACTGGCTCAGGGGCATATTCTGTAAGCTGGATCTGTAAGAGATGCTTCTGATTGGGAAGATGcccagccttcctccctccctacTTGGATAGATGCAGCCTGAGAACCAGTAACAATAATGCTGTTGCCAGCAGAGATAACAGCTGTATGAACCACTCCATGTTTCAAATCTGCCAGTAGGAACCTGTGGAATCCCTTTGGGTTTGCCAGCTACACTTGCACATACTCCTCAAAGCCTAAAACAAGAAGATGTTAGTTACTGATTTATTGAGCTGAGGAAGTCTCTAATCCCCTTCAACACCATGTCCTTATGCATATGATTTAATTCCTATATTTCTTTAAAGGTAAGCCCAAAGAGTATCTTAGAAACTGTAAAAAATAATCATGCCAGTTTAAGTCCTTTTCACTACTGACATCTCACTTATTCCCTTGAGAAAGGGCTCCTGGTACACAGGAAATGTTCTGACTCCTCACAAAGAGAGTTTCACCCAGTCTTTGTTACCCCCTTAAGCACAATAGTTAAATAAGGCCAGGCTAATGGGAAATTCCACATGCTGGCCCCTTTTAAAGGACACTTGGCATGTGGGAGACCAGCTATTACCAACACTTTCCTAAGGAATGGGTGCTGTTGAACCTGCAGCAAGAATAGACTCATCTTCTGACACCATTGCAAAGCGAACCCTTCCAGGAAGCTTCTCTAGCAGACTGTTTCCATCAGAAGAGATCTGCACAATAATAAGGCAAGAGTAAGACATGAAGTTAGGATAGCTGAGCTGCCTCTCTCCTGAAGGAAAGAGTATAGATTAGCAGTGACATTTAATTTGGCCGCATGGTATTGGGCAAAGCTATGAAGTGCAGCAGGATAGAAAGTGTTATGCTTGTCCACTTGGGCACTAGGATATGGAAGTCTGAGGAGGATGCTCTATTCAGAATGGAGAAGGAAGGCCCATTGGTTACCAGATCTATTGTCTGGCTCAGTAGACCTCTGGATAttgtaagaaaatacaagaaatattgTAAGAAAGTTGAACAGGTAGATGTGTACCATGGATAGAGATCCCCCACTAAATCCCACTATCATCTTCCCTTGCTTCTGGATCAGAAGACTGGATGTTGGTGTTTCTTCCTGTAGCCCTGATAGCTGACATTTGATCTCAGCTCGCCAGTGTTGCTGTTCCACAGACTCAGCGTTCCCCCTTCAGACACAGTCATAATCACCAGCCTTGGGCTGAACACTGCAGAACACATCCATGCATCTGATGCCTCTCCAGAAATCTGGAAGATGAGTTCTGCTGTCTCCAGGTGCCAAGCATTGACCTAATAAAGAGGTGGCAAAAGAGATAGCACTAGCAGGGACTGAGCTAGCTTTTATGTCTACAACCTTTGTGATTGGTACTTCTAAAGTTCTTGTTCCTTCAGCATGCTTTGAATTAAAGACTGGCCATACCTCTGTATCTGAGGAAGAATATACAATCATGTGCCCCCTCATCCACATGAAGGTGATGCGAGGGCTGTTCTTCGATATGTGTATCCTGGGTGATAAACTTTGCTCTGCCACAAATCAAATTCCAGATGCGCAGACTGTGATCCATGGCAGCTGAAACAGCACAGGTTCCTTTTCCAAACACTTTCACACACCTCACTTCAGCTATAAAATAAGACGAGGATTCACAAAATGAGGGATTCTCAGTGCTTTCAGCAATTGGGAGAATGCTGGCAGCTGGGAGGTGTCTGTGTGCCTACAGCTCAAGGATTGCCAAGCTGTGAGAGCTCTTTTCGACATGAAAAGAGCTTTCCAACCATAAAAAGTGGAGAAGGCTCACCAGAGTGCCCAGGAAGGGCGTGCACCATCTCAAAAACTTCCATATTCCAGACAAGCGTTGAGCCATCGTGGGAACCTGCCACCAGCAGCCGGTAATCAGAACTAAGTGCTATCACTGTGACACCTGCCATGAGACACAAAGAGGAAAGGCTGTTCTTTATACCACAGACAGAAAAGAGACATTTTGAGATTGTTAATACGCTGTGTTTCCCCAACTGGAACCCCCCTATACTGCCTGAACCCCATAGTCTATGCCAAGAGCAAGATTATGTTCCCTCAGACATATCTAGGTCAGTGTGTGCTTTTGTTGTCTTGATGACAAAATGACCcactttttcctcatttgtgGAAGCAATTGCAAATGGGACTGGTGCATGACTGAGCACAAAGGCAAATGGACCTTTGTCCTGCCTTTGTGTAAGCTCACAGGCAAAACTGTATTTCTACATAAATAGATGTTCTCTCCTTCTTGCTCTGTTTATTTATTATGTTTCTTGGATCTCATTCATTACAGATGGATGATTAGATATATTTTTGGGCTGTATCTGTCCCCAGGACTAATCCTACCTTTGAGGAATCTGGTGAGCGTTCTATGTAGGGCCCCACCAGGTGGCTGGAGAAATCCACACAGTGGAATGAGAACAGGATAGGGACAGACACTGCACCAGCTTAGACACTGCTGGCACAGCTTCCCGATTACCGCCGGGTAAGAAGgcacaaaaaaaagaagcctgGCCAACATTTCTGTATATATTATACTCACTCCTAAGAGGGCAGAGACAAAAAAGCACTTTAGAACATGACTCTGGTGGGCCTGTGAGAGCTACCATAGTTGTATTTTATGTGATGTGCAGTATGTAGTGAACTGAGCTGGCCTTTTCTGGCCAGGCACTTGAATAATACAAGGAAGGTTACTGTGTAAAACATGGGGAAATGTAGTGGTGTGGCAGGATTTTTCCCCTGAGGGAGGAGTGGGTGTTCTGAGGAGAAGACAGAGGAGCAGCACTGTGTGCCGTCTCCTCTAGTTAACTTTAAAGCTGCAAGGGAATCCAAATAGCTAACAGGTACTTCTACTAGACGTGGGGCAACAGGCACTTTGGTTGTGGTGAACTGCTCTAATCAAATAGGCAAAGTGTCTGTTGGCAAAGAAGAAACCTCAGCTTCCCATACAAAGGCCCTACCAGCATGAGGCTTTTATGAGTCTTTTGATGGATCCCAGAACAGAGAATTTTGTCACTGGTTTTAATTCCTCAGAAAAGTACTTCTACTTGGAAAGGAAAACTTCAATTCTTTCTTCTGGTAAACATTTGTGTCATGCTCTGTCACTGTGACATAGTTGTTACCTTCAGGGCTGTGTATACTGCTGACTGCAGGCTTCAAAAGGAGAAGTATGTCCTGCACAAGGCGTAGTTCTGGACAGCTGATGCATTCAGTGCACATGGCAAAGTCATCAACAACACTCTCTATTCCAGAGGCAATTATTTTACAGCTGATCCAGTTCATATTCCCTGCAGAAAGAAACACTATTAGAGCAGAGAATATCAGCCCTGAGAATGCACAGTTATTCTGAaaaaactgagattaaaaaatgcttttttggggaaggaaggaataGAAGGATTTACAGCCACTAGCAGTGGAACTAGGACTCATTTGCTGGGGAAGTGGAGGGCTCCCATTGTCACAGTTCCTTCTTTAGCCTCTTAAAtgctctgtgtatttttttttttaatttgttacgttttttaatatgttttcttctCAGCATTTGGAGGATCTAGATAATTTCTTTCAGCTACTAAGGGACTGTGGTGATAATTCTAGGATAACAGTTCATAAAAGTCAGcttatttctctcttttgagcTTCCTTCTCACAGTGGTTATTGATGCTGTGCAAAAAGGTTGTGATTCTTACCTGTGGCTGTAAGCATGAAGGATGCCTCTGCAGAGCACCCCCTCTTGCCCAGTCCTTACCCAGCACATCCTGTTTTAGCTCCTCAATTCCTCCAGCTTTAAGTAAATGAAATGGCAATTTACTCAACTTCCTCAGATTTGCAACAGTTACCAGAGAACCAGAGTGGCTGAGGGGCTACCTAGTAGTAACCAGAACAGTGGATTTGAGACATGGTGTGTGGATTAATCTGTTTGCTTTCACAACTTCAGTGCTAGATGCTATCTCATGGTATGCCAGACAGCACTTCCAGGACTTTCACTGTTTTCCTGTTAgtaggaaatgtttttttgtgaCTCTAAATTTCTCTTGTGACAATCTAAGGCAGGCTGCCTTTCTGCAGGTGTGAATAATAAATGACTTCCTTCCTTGTTGCAGTAGCCTTTTACATATATGAAGACTGCATGACAGTTTGTAAAATGACTTTAGAGCTCCTTGGTTAGAgatacctgtttaaaaaaaacccaatatataTCTTTGTCACTGTTGAACGCACTGAATAGTGTTATTTACTATTATTTTCATCGTCTTCTGATTTCAGACCCTGTCCAACAGTCTGGAGACAGAGAGCCCTGGTCCAGAGTTTACAGGTATGAAAATGCCTGCTGTTAGTCATCACCTTCCTGTCAGCATTCAAAGTCCTGCTAAGGTGTGGCAATGTAAGAGGTTTCTTcattccccagctccaagtcccCTTGAAGAAATCTGCCAGGAGAAAATGCCTCTTGATTTGGTCTTGTTTTGATAAATAACGAATCTGCATCATTTCAACAACTTGCCTGGGAAGGGAAAAAGTAATAGATGTACTGGaacagggagctggagctgggttTTTTCTAGTCTCAGCACTGTCAGAGTTTAAGAATGGGGAGGACTCTAGGCAGGGTGCCTGAAAGCCCAGGACGGGAACATCCCATACTCAGAGGTTTGGCTTCTCATTCTCTGCTCTCTAAAAGTACCTGTGTGCAAAGCAAAGAAGGGTGAAGCCATCTGCCTTCCATTCTGCCAGGCACTCTCCCATGTCACTGCGTAGCCGTgcccagcagagaggaggaagGCGCAGGATAGTTTTACTTGAAGGAACGTGGCAGTGGTGAATCTCTGAGAGAACTTCATCGTCAAGGGATAAAATGTCCTTCAGCTCCGTGTCTGACAGCCCATTTCTGCAAGTGAAGTGTGAGAtatgaaaggaaattatttatcCTCCTCCTTACTGTTTACAGTGGTATCCATAGTGGGAAGGTGAGTGGTTTCTCTGGCAGTTCAGAAGTACTAGTCACCAAAAATCTCACTAGCTCACATGCACACATGGCAGTCTCAGCTGAGAGCTTAGATGCTGGATAAGCCATGGagattgatttctttttccaagtaaTCCCAGAACATCTCCCTTCAAGACAATGTTTTAGGTAGGCTGCCAGGTATGAGAGGAATGTTATGCTTGCTAAATATATGTATGAACACATTCACAGGCTCAAAGAACTGAGAGCTTTGATTGGGTTTGGCTGTATTTAGACATGTTCCCTATGAACAGCAGGAGGTATGGGCTGTTTCATCAGAGATACAGCAATACTCACCGTGAGGAAGCAATATAGCCAAGCACGTGAGCCACAAGGACTGTGCCGTGTGACTTTTCCAGTCTCTCGGACAGACGGTGCGTGGCATCCTGGGCTGTGCTAGCAATCACTACTTCTGAAAGTGAAGTGTAAGATACCCATTTTCTGGCCTCATGGAAGGCCAGCTTGAAGAGCAGGGCTTGCCCACCACTAGGGAAGCTCTGATGGAAATAGGCCCATTGAGCTGGGCTTAGCCGTCGTGTGTCTGATGCTAAGAGCATCTCTAGCATCTCCTCACCTTCCTCACAGGATAAGGGTCCTACTTTAGAGTATGCTTCAGCCTCAGGCACAGCGTGTTGGAGAGCTTTCAGAGTATCAGGCTCTGCTGTGGAAATGGAAGTGATGATGTGAACCTTTGGAGGGCAGTCTGTAGGGAGCCAGTAGAATGTGTGAGCACCATCATTAGGAAGTAATCTTTCCACAGAGTCAAGGAACACCATCAGTGTCTGTGTGCCACAATGGGAGACAGTGAGGAAGAGTCTACTGAGGAACAAAACTAAATCACTGCAAGCCTGTTTGGTCTGGCTTGGAGGTGGTGGCAAATCAAATGCTAAACACACTTGGAGACAAATGTCCCTCAGCAGGCTGTGAATGGCAGAACTGAGCTGGGATGTCCGCAGCAAACGAATCACAACTACACTGGCTTGCCCTAAAACAGCTTGCACCCACTCAGATAGTTTGCACATCACAGCTGTTTTTCCACAGCCTGGCAGCCCATAAAGGATGAGGGTTGTGTGGTTTTTATCATTGTTCTGCCTAATACGGTGAAAAATGCTATCTGATAAATTCTGCCTCCCACAGAAAaatctgcagttcttcaggcacagagcTGTGTGGTggcccagctcctgcagaagtCGCCCTGGCTCCTCGCTGATCTCTCCTCAGTATCGAAGATTCTCTAAAACCTGGTGATTAGTGACAGCAGTGAACTGCTCACAAAGTTGTTTCAGGTATTTATTACTCTCTTTGCACCGAGGGTTCCCAGAGTCTTTACTGTATGCCAGTGTGTGTACTTTGAGGTGTTCGGGATAATGGCTTGCAATTTTTGCTTTAAGGTTGCTGAGCAGCTGTTTTGCTTCGCTGTCCAGATTGTCCTCTTCTTCTAACAGCTCACTGTTTGTTGCTTGCCCAATTTGTCTGTTGGAATCCTCACCCTCTCTGAGGAATATGAAAGCCCCTGGGTTGCTCTCCTGGGTATTGAGGAGACCCTGTTCAATCTCCCATTCaattgctaccaaaaaaaaaaaagggggggagatgTGAGCATTCAGTTTCAGAACAGAACACAGGAAAAGCCATCCATCAACATTAATGTGACATCCCTTGGTCCTTCTCTATTTCACATGATGCTAGCAGGTCAGCATTGCCCATGTCCTCTGAGCTAGGCATACTCCTGGATGTGGGCAGGGACAttgggagaaaaaggagaaacatttctgtCTGGTGTATTATTGTTTGCTAGTCAGCACCAACCTCCCTCCTCAGGATTTCAGATATGACAGATAGTTAGCAAGTCTCTTCCTTCCCTGCATCTTTCCTGTTATATACAGTCTGGTGTTGTCTAGAAACAAACAGCTGTCCTCCCTGACAGCTCTGGTTAGAAGGACATTACAGCCCTGCCAGAACACACCTGATTTGTGGTAGCAGTGCCTCTGCTCTGGGCCGAGCAGCCCACACCTCTCTGCTTTCTGGGCTGCCACGCGCAGCGCTGAGGCCAGGCGTCTCTCCAGGCAATGCCAGGCCTGCCAGTCAGCTGGCTGCAGCACATACCAGGTGGGCAGCGCGTTCTCCTCCCGCCGGTACCACTGTGTCATGAGCTGGGCAGAGTCCCCTGACAGCTGCAGAGTTAGGGTATCAAATTCCTTCTCCACAATGAGCCGAGGCACAGTCTGGTGCCTGTAGTGGTCCCCGAGAAGTCCCTGCAAGAGGCAAAAAAGGATTCTGCAGTGACAGATGGGGTGTGGACTGGCTGCTTGCCTTAGCACCTAGGATTGCCGGGGAGGGCTGCTCAGAAAACTCGCTGGtaaccacagtgctgttgtggccTCCGTGTTGGATGGGGACAGCCAGGCAGAGCCCCAGCCTGCCCCGTGGTCGGGGAGAAGCAGCTTTACGGCAGCTGCTCCTCAGGCCTTTACCATGTGTCTGAGGGGGGCGGAGAGTGATGGAGGTGAGGCAGTGGAAGCACAGAGCAGAACTGGTTTGGGGACTTTGGCCAATGGTGCTGTAAGACTGGCTTTGGGGTGGAGAAGAACTAAGGGAACGGGACTGAGTCTGGGGATGTCTGATTAGGACTGAAGGCTGGGCCAGGAAAGAGTGAGATCCTGAAAAAGGTCAGTATCCAGTATCCATGCAGTCTGAAAACAGCCGGAATGAGCTCAGAGCGCAAACCCACAGTGTAATCCTTGAGCAGTGCCCTTCTGGGGTACATAAAGACAAGTGGGAGTAGTCAGACCTTTGTGGCTGGCTCTGCTGAGGTATCTAGGCACACAGAGAACCAGTCGGAGGAAAACACTGCCTGAGTGCCTACTAGTGCCATCTGCATATGCGATATAGCGCTGCTAACAAAGGTGTGAGCTGCAGGGAGCTCAGCGATTGTGAGCTCCTGGGTGCAGTAATGCTGTGGTGAAGCTCTCATGGTCTCTGCCCCTCCATTGCTGGCCTCTGGTGGAAGTGTCTCGCGGGAAATCAGGCACAAATTGCACAAATACTTAATTggttatttatttacttgtggCTTCAATTATGCTCCCTGGGACTGCGTATTTATTCTCTTTGTTCAGCAAaactttctttctccctttctaaaaccaaaacaacctgaGGAAGCAACCTGGCACTTCTACAGGTGCATCAGACTCCTCTCCCCTTCTGCAAGGCTTAAAGTTCTGAGTGTGGGTTTCTGTTCGGGGCTGTCACCAAAGTGCTTCAAGGAAGCTGAGGTGGCCTGCTGCCGTGGGGAGCTTTCAGTGGTTCGAAGGAGTGATTGGAGGGATTTGAGTAGTATTCGCAGAAGCATGGAACAGGTATCAGCTTGCAGTGTGACACCCTGCTCTGTCCCTGGTGGTTGCTATGGCGTTTTCGTTTCTGGTTCTTTGCCTGGGGAATTTGTATTTATTCCTTAGTTACTGAGAAAACCTCCTCAATATTGAGGTATTGGGCAGGAAGCAAGCTTGGAGCTTCTTGCCTTATGTGCCTTATGTCTCCATCTGCCTCGTATCTGCTAGTTAATACACACAGCTCCTGTTATCTTCTGCTCTGAAGAGACTCTGTGTTCAGGGCTGGACTATACGTGCGTGCCTGTCAGGGCTCCTTTTGTCTTTTAGGGACTACTGGCAGTTACTGACATCTCAGCCCCATCTGCTAGCTGATTTGTGAAGCTGCTCAGGCAGGCTGATTACTTTTGAAAACCACCTTACTTGTCCAGTAGACCTTCTGAGTGCATGTGGCCTGCTCTCCATGTCTCACTTTAGCCATTGGGAATTGAGTGTGCACCGCAGTGCTAGAACTTACGATGAAGGTGGGACCAGCTGACAGTTTCTGACAGGCTTCAGTTTCTTCCAGAGAGAGTTGTGTGTTTCTGTGATCAGGGTTTACAAGCTCAGAAATACCCCATCTCAAGTCAATTACctgcacaaaaatatttcttttaagattCTTAGTCTAGTCAATATTATCACAAAAACAGTGACATGGGAAAATTAAGTCATTCtatcatgtttaatttttagaCCAGGATGAACACTAGTGGTACACAATTTTAATTACTGGAACTCTACAAAAGACACTGAGATATTCAAAATCTCTCGGTAGAGATTTCTCCTGTGAAAGACTTAGGAATTTGGGCCATGGATGACCAAGTAAGCAAATTGATATTTCAGAACAAGGAATCTCAAGACTGTAGGTTATTTGCTGCAACATTTCAAGCCTATCTTCTATCGTAGAAGATAAGGACCCCAAACATTTCAATAGCTCCTTTTATGCTAGAAGCTCTATGCAAATTAGTATAATTAGGACTAGTTCAACTACACCTGAAGTACATCCGGTGGAATTTATACATGGAgctttttttccaattaaatataGAAACAAAAGGATGATGTAAACTCTCATGTCCAGGTGCTTGAAGATGGTTAGCCACCTAACTCTTCATTGAAATCCATACAAGTCAAGCATACAAATGAACTTAATACAAAAGTTATAGGAAATTGGTACAGCAGTATTTGACTCCTAGGAGGCTTCTAAGGAGGTGGAAAACCTATgagcattttgggtttttttttcctccatcacaCATATTTTAATGGCCTTTGGACAGGATAGACAGGAGAGAAGTGATTTACCTCAAACATTAGGCCGTGCTTCTGACAGAAGGCCTGTGCTTCTGGGTATGCTTTCTCCAGGAGGGTCTCTCTTTCTGTAGCCATGTCTGCATGGAAggatttgtgcagcacaacaGAAGTTAGGAATTTGGAGCCAGGTTGTGTACTTGTCATTGTAGACCTtgcactgaaaatgcagtttgtaTTGCTATCATCTAATCTATGTTGAGTTTCATATAGATGACATTGTGGTGAAGTCTTGTAAAACCGTGGTTTCCAGATGTCTGCAGGCTTGTGCCCATGTTACATTACCAATGCAAGTGTGTTTTCAAGGTTCTATACTGGTTTGTCACATTGTGTTTTTATTTGCTAATATGAAAACTCTGGATCTGGAAACTTTGGATTGCATAGTTACAGAACACAATACAGCAGCATTGAtccagaaaaatatatttcttgcatCTTACTGCGGCAAATCCTCCATCCTATTTTAAGACCACTTGGCCACACTGTTGGCCATCTCAGCAGTGATAAATAGCCACAATAAAAGGCAATTCTACCCACAGGGAATCTTTTCATACAGAGTCTGAAAAAAGTCTGTGAAATTTTTATGGCCGCTTCCCCTGCTGTGCTTTTTACAAGAGAGATTACCACTTTCTAGAAAAATCTTTGTGACACCTTTTAAGTGACATATTCACAAATTAAATCAAACAACAAACCAGGTAAATTTAAGATAAATTAAGAAGATAAAGCAAATAGGAAGAAAAGTaagtgcatgcatgcacacaaacgCAAGCATGAGTGCTCACTCCCAGCGCCCACAGCTGTGTACCCTCTCCTGTTCACTGATACACAGGTCATGGATACTTTTCACACCTGCAAAATTGAAAGACATGGGGAACATAAAGGACATTT contains:
- the NWD1 gene encoding LOW QUALITY PROTEIN: NACHT domain- and WD repeat-containing protein 1 (The sequence of the model RefSeq protein was modified relative to this genomic sequence to represent the inferred CDS: inserted 1 base in 1 codon; deleted 2 bases in 2 codons; substituted 3 bases at 3 genomic stop codons), which encodes MTSTQPGSKFLTSVVLHKSFHADMATERETLLEKAYPEAQAFCQKHGLMFEVIDLRWGISELVNPDHRNTQLSLEETEACQKLSAGPTFIGLLGDHYRHQTVPRLIVEKEFDTLTLQLSGDSAQLMTQWYRREENALPTWYVLQPADWQAWHCLERRLASALRVAAQKAERCGLLGPEQRHCYHKSAIEWEIEQGLLNTQESNPGAFIFLREGEDSNRQIGQATNSELLEEEDNLDSEAKQLLSNLKAKIASHYPEHLKVHTLAYSKDSGNPRCKESNKYLKQLSLCLKNCRFFCGRQNLSDSIFHRIRQNNDKNHTTLILYGLPGCGKTAVMCKLSEWVQAVLGQASVVVIRLLRTSQLSSAIHSLLRDICLQVCLAFDLPPPPSQTKQACSDLVLFLSRLFLTVSHCGTQTLMVFLDSVERLLPNDGAHTFYWLPTDCPPKVHIITSISTAEPDTLKALQHAVPEAEAYSKVGPLSCEEGEEMLEMLLASDTRRLSPAQWAYFHQSFPSGGQALLFKLAFHEARKWVSYTSLSEVVIASTAQDATHRLSERLEKSHGTVLVAHVLGYIASSRNGLSDTELKDILSLDDEVLSEIHHCHVPSSKTILRLPPLCWARLRSDMGECLAEWKADGFTLLCFAHRQVVEMMQIRYLSKQDQIKRHFLLADFFKGTWSWGMKKPLTLPHLSRTLNADRKVAPQPLWFSGTVANLRKLSKLPFHLLKAGGIEELKQDVLGNMNWISCKIIASGIESVVDDFAMCTECISCPELRLVQDILLLLKPAVSSIHSPEVSIIYTEMLARLLFFVPSYPAVIGKLCQQCLSWCSVCPYPVLIPLCGFLQPPGGALHRTLTRFLKGVTVIALSSDYRLLVAGSHDGSTLVWNMEVFEMVHALPGHSAEVRCVKVFGKGTCAVSAAMDHSLRIWNLICGRAKFITQDTHIEEQPSHHLHVDEGHMIVYSSSDTEVNAWHLETAELIFQISGEASDAWMCSAVFSPRLVIMTVSEGGTLSLWNSNTGELRXKCQLSGLQEETPTSSLLIQKQGKMIVGFSGGSLSMISSDGNSLLEKLPGRVRFAMVSEDESILAAGFEEYVQVXLANPKGFHRFLLADLKHGVVHTAVISAGNSIIVTGSQAASIQVWSLLDQGLLTDTLDGMGPLVTLLDLCDCTLVSASHSAPYLGVWNLIYNHRQKTLAPVPNTGCTALSHGGNYVYFTQPEDTQKVIIWNATESEVRDILDTSAQVRCLEIAEQNQLLFTGLVSGTVLVFSLNSRQDVACIPPPESQKPVNDMAINKQEKQLAIAYDDLVLVLDIMPADPCPVIDRPTYTFKTQIPGSLISSVAVLADXRVLYGMTSGDLFLYDCPRAQVFPLEGHRSQISCLESSHGEQXALSGSEDSLQRLWDLELCQQEHEMCYYKPTSLLKGICCACFSKDDKYLYTGSLDQSITVWDVASGALLAVQCVYTTANRIVPTADGFVAITKVGYIIRKKFHCPKTTSPPYNPLRNIVAMGTVKSGKKDWKTQASNSTTKEILLGA